TCCAGGCGAAGGCGCGGTGGGTATTGGGCATGGTGTACCACTCGTCCGAGCCATGCTGCATAAAGCTGTACACCACATGCCGCCCGTCTTTGGTCTTGAAATAGCCGGTGTAGGTCAGCAGCCGCCAGCCGTTGCCACCCTTGCCGTAAAAGGTTTCGATGTTGTCTACCTGTCCAGCCTTGAGTGATGCGCGGCCATGTCCGGTGCGGGCCACTTCATCTTGCCAGCGCTGGGCACGCTCGCTGAGCCCCGAGCGGAGATATTGCTGCGCCAGCAGCGTGGAGAACTCGTAGGGCGTGCTGACATTGTGGCTGCCCAGCTCGTCTTCCGGCTGGTGAACCCCTTCAAAATACTCGTTGGTGCTGGCCGTCAGCTCGTAGACGTTGTACTTCTGCGCCTCGGCGTCAATGGCCTGCGCCAGCTCTGAGCGGTCTGGGCGCTGCCACCAATCCGGTTTGGCCAGGTAGGTGTCGCTGAGCCCCGCCTGCATCACCCACCAATCCTTGGTCGGCAGCATGATCCGGGTATGGCAGAGGTGCAGGTCATCCGCCAGGGCCTGTACGGTGTCCAGACCCACCCGGCGGTGCAAGATATCCGTAGCGGTGTTGTCGGAGTAGCGAATCATCCGCTCGGTCAGGGCACGCGTGTTGGACCCGTCATAGGGGAAGTCGCCCAGACTCTGGTTCTCTTCGGTAACGTCAAAGCGCTCCTCGGGCGAGAGACGGCCCGCATCGAATTCACGCAGGACCGCCCAGAGCACCGCCTGTTTGTAGGTACTGGCCAGTGGAAAAACGCTGTCGGGGTTGGTGCCCACCGCCCGCAGAACCTGGAGCGTATTGGGGTCTATTTCGGCCACCCAGAGGCCCAGACGACCGGAGAGAGCGTAAGGCGGCTGAGGAGCTTTGGCGACCGGCGGGGCAGCGTCCAGGCAGCCGGGAGCTGCCGTATCGCTGACCTGCATTTCGGCCAGTGCAGGAGCCTCCGGTTGCGGCGGGGCAACTTGGGCCACGGTGTCTTGACTTGGCTCAGACTGCGCTGGACGGCCCAGCACCCAGGCACCGCACAGCGCCAATCCAGCAGACAGCAGCACTGGCCCAGCCTTGGAAGGCCAGTTCAGCGGCATAGGTGTCCCCGCCCGGTGGGACGTCGCCTGGGGAAAAGCTGTGACATTCCGAACAGATTAGCGCAGGATGAAGTGTAAGCCAAATTTGGGACTCGCGCACGGGACAAGCCAGTGAACTGCGAACCA
The sequence above is a segment of the Deinococcus radiophilus genome. Coding sequences within it:
- a CDS encoding serine hydrolase codes for the protein MPLNWPSKAGPVLLSAGLALCGAWVLGRPAQSEPSQDTVAQVAPPQPEAPALAEMQVSDTAAPGCLDAAPPVAKAPQPPYALSGRLGLWVAEIDPNTLQVLRAVGTNPDSVFPLASTYKQAVLWAVLREFDAGRLSPEERFDVTEENQSLGDFPYDGSNTRALTERMIRYSDNTATDILHRRVGLDTVQALADDLHLCHTRIMLPTKDWWVMQAGLSDTYLAKPDWWQRPDRSELAQAIDAEAQKYNVYELTASTNEYFEGVHQPEDELGSHNVSTPYEFSTLLAQQYLRSGLSERAQRWQDEVARTGHGRASLKAGQVDNIETFYGKGGNGWRLLTYTGYFKTKDGRHVVYSFMQHGSDEWYTMPNTHRAFAWINAAVDEVIGEQKQRPKPQPVPAKQPSDKNDETPGTPVSPPESEAEAQAPS